In Haliaeetus albicilla chromosome 30, bHalAlb1.1, whole genome shotgun sequence, a single genomic region encodes these proteins:
- the LOC138682990 gene encoding olfactory receptor 14A16-like, protein MSLPLPPCSVLHTQRQQMSNHSSITEFLLLAFADTRELQLLHFWLFLGIYLAALLANGLIITAVACDHCLHTPMYFFLLNLSLLDLGSISTTVPKAMANSLWDNRAISYAGCAAQVFLLVFLISAEYCLLTVMAYDRYVAICKPLHYGTLLGSRACVHMAAAAWGSGFLNAVLHTANTFSLPLCQGNAVDQFFCEIPQILKLACSGAYLREVGVLVVAVCLAVGCFTFIVLSYGQIFRAVLRIPSEQGRHKAFSTCLPHLAVVSLFISTATFAYLKPLSLSSPSLDLAVALLYSVVPPALNPLIYSMKNHEIKDALRKLITGCFLEGIKCLLSFP, encoded by the coding sequence ATGTCACTGCCCTTGCCTCCCTGTTCAGTGCTCCAcacccagaggcagcagatgtccAACCACAGCTCCATCACTGaattcctcctcctggcatttgcagacacgcgggagctgcagctcttgcacttctggctcttcctgggcatctacctggctgccctcctggccaacGGCCTCATCATCACCGCTGTAGCCTGTGACCACTGCCTCCACacacccatgtacttcttcctcctcaacctctccctccttgacctgggctccatctccaccactgtccccaaagccatggccaacTCCCTCTGGGACAACAGGGCCATCTCCTATGCAggatgtgctgcacaggtcTTTCTGTTAGTCTTTTTAATCTCAGCAGAGTATTGtcttctcactgtcatggcctatgaccgctacgttgccatctgcaaacccctgcactacgggaccctcctgggcagcagagcttgtgtccacatggcagcagctgcctggggaagtgGGTTTCtcaatgctgtgctgcacactgccaatacattttcactacccctctgccaaggcaatgctgtggaccagttcttctgtgaaataccccagatcctcaagcttGCCTGCTCAGGTGCTtacctcagggaagttggggTACTTGTAGTTGCTGTCTGTTTAGCTGTTGGGTGTTTTactttcattgtgctgtcctatgggcagatcttcagagccgtgctgaggatcccctctgagcagggaaggcacaaagccttttccacctgcctccctcacctggctgtGGTCTCCTTGTTTATAAGCACTGCCAcgtttgcctacctgaagcccctctccctgtcctccccatccctggacctggCAGTGGCATTGCTAtactcagtggtgcctccagccttgaaccccctcatctacagcatgaaAAACCATGAGATCAAGGATGCCCTGAGAAAACTAATCACTGGATGCTTTTTAGAAGGAATAAAGTGCCTGTTGTCTTTTCCATAG